One segment of Leptospirillum ferrooxidans C2-3 DNA contains the following:
- a CDS encoding AAA family ATPase: protein MKSIFGDGPPSLPFATLAARLWPESLDGPLGFIGQDVSKEGGVLRHVLETGFLRSLVLYGPPGCGKSAFIHLFFKLHKVCQTTLRGSETSASEIRQSIDRAKGDRKAGSRHVLVVEEIDRLGKTHQDLLIAPVDEGDIILIGLSNENPLRTFLPALASRVLSIKFRPLVPEEIGQILDRAILFLSGQSGRPVVISGSGRKLLLERSGGDARRMLGALEWAFEMDRSHSDQKEVVIAEASLLNGMGQTGGLYLDRENHFDLISSFIKSVRNHDPNGALHWLSRMIESGEDPLYIARRLIILASEDIGLAEPFALTMATSCLAAVSAIGLPEARIILSETTIYLALSPKSNAAYKAIDRSIQAVRDGFLPPVPIYFKREGKSSYLYPPDQPKGISPQRSIPPEHNYYQPGQSGWEKGLHSRNGEEAD, encoded by the coding sequence ATGAAATCCATTTTTGGTGATGGTCCACCAAGCCTTCCTTTTGCGACTCTTGCCGCTCGTCTTTGGCCTGAATCACTTGATGGTCCATTGGGATTTATCGGACAGGATGTTTCAAAGGAGGGAGGGGTCCTGCGTCATGTTCTGGAAACGGGTTTTTTGCGGTCACTGGTTCTTTATGGTCCTCCAGGATGTGGAAAATCGGCTTTTATCCATCTTTTTTTCAAGCTGCATAAAGTTTGCCAAACAACACTGAGGGGCTCGGAAACATCCGCTTCAGAAATAAGACAATCGATTGATCGGGCAAAGGGAGACCGCAAAGCAGGTTCGAGACATGTTCTTGTCGTGGAAGAAATAGACAGGCTTGGAAAAACTCACCAGGATCTCCTGATCGCGCCGGTGGATGAAGGGGATATTATTCTGATTGGACTTTCGAATGAAAACCCCTTGAGAACCTTTCTCCCGGCTCTTGCTTCAAGAGTCCTTTCGATCAAGTTTCGCCCTCTTGTTCCTGAGGAGATTGGCCAGATTCTGGATCGGGCCATTTTGTTTCTTTCGGGACAGTCCGGTCGGCCAGTTGTCATTTCTGGGAGCGGGCGAAAACTTCTTCTTGAGAGGTCCGGTGGAGATGCAAGGAGAATGCTTGGCGCGCTCGAATGGGCTTTTGAAATGGATCGCTCTCACTCCGATCAAAAGGAGGTTGTGATCGCTGAAGCCTCCCTCCTGAACGGAATGGGGCAAACAGGCGGGCTTTATCTTGATCGGGAAAATCATTTTGATTTGATTTCATCATTTATCAAGTCGGTCAGGAACCACGATCCAAATGGAGCTCTCCATTGGCTTTCCCGGATGATCGAGTCAGGGGAGGACCCTCTGTATATCGCCAGAAGATTGATTATTCTGGCCTCCGAAGATATTGGGCTTGCGGAACCTTTTGCCCTGACGATGGCGACGTCTTGTCTTGCCGCAGTTTCTGCTATCGGATTGCCCGAAGCGCGTATTATTTTGTCAGAAACGACCATTTACCTTGCCCTGTCTCCAAAAAGCAATGCCGCCTACAAAGCGATTGATCGCTCCATTCAAGCTGTCAGGGATGGGTTTCTTCCGCCCGTTCCTATTTATTTTAAGCGAGAAGGGAAGTCCAGTTATCTTTATCCACCTGATCAGCCAAAGGGAATTTCTCCCCAGAGGTCGATTCCGCCTGAACACAACTACTATCAGCCCGGTCAGTCGGGTTGGGAGAAGGGCTTACACTCCAGAAATGGAGAGGAGGCTGATTAG
- a CDS encoding lytic transglycosylase domain-containing protein, whose product MSFNRFSGIVLSVSITILFPFFSAYADTSLQGRSSGNPLVRVVRDLSFGDEKKAKADIRKITVPEVNGFSRQRRNQYYLLEGYLNPPASLSDSKIRKVLRHVGRNADLVFWRAYQGQMGKKYSGDSLFRRLSAMFPDSNYFHPEGGSGSHSAQALWQRSLLEYHRGHFQRALALWKSIYQDHPLAPEAGLALQRLPNNASMGAFLIPRWRTLYSMGQKKIVLNEALAYLKTRPAFPYRDRAILFAASGLLSESRKDEALSLIEKGKSAKGAKLLSSLWLEGCSAEGSNTVKQDCLHHFLSRYPLSIAGRVLSNASLRASIASGKTTFDPLWLPPPPLKSLSSGETSLWLSGLWFFSHGETEQARTLWKELSSILIDEGDDELLPRVTYFLGRLDAREHRLEQAQRRYRKVMKLWPESVYSLWASLSCGDDCGSLPVAFHHPSPQMSHLTLSHRQRLLKLIQLGLWGAAWTDYVAYRDHLMTKERFLRYGALDLHLDPVRKLLLIDAVLGRTRPSIVLSKTESLSPSVISAFQRSGVPVTWAVSIARQESRFDPTVLSIDGAMGVMQLMPMTALSTISHESPSLLEDARLNLGSLRGDYVNALIGGLYLKRLFDHFPGNPERAVASYNAGMHSIVRWSGIASMDWDFFIEGIPYTETRRYAREVLWNHAVLQKSPPTLFISGR is encoded by the coding sequence ATGTCATTCAATAGGTTCTCCGGGATTGTCTTGTCTGTTTCCATAACGATTCTTTTCCCATTTTTTTCTGCTTATGCGGATACTTCCCTCCAGGGTCGATCTTCTGGAAATCCACTTGTCAGGGTTGTCAGAGATCTGTCTTTTGGGGATGAAAAAAAGGCGAAAGCAGACATCCGAAAGATTACAGTCCCGGAAGTCAATGGATTTTCCCGGCAGCGACGCAATCAATATTACCTCCTTGAAGGATACCTCAATCCTCCAGCTTCCCTGTCGGATTCCAAAATCAGGAAAGTCCTGAGACATGTGGGCAGGAATGCGGACCTTGTTTTCTGGAGAGCCTACCAGGGACAGATGGGAAAGAAATATTCAGGGGACTCTCTTTTTCGCCGATTGTCAGCAATGTTCCCAGACTCGAATTATTTTCATCCGGAAGGAGGATCTGGTTCCCATTCCGCTCAGGCGTTGTGGCAACGATCCCTGTTGGAATATCACCGGGGCCATTTCCAACGGGCTTTGGCACTTTGGAAGAGCATTTACCAGGATCATCCTCTTGCTCCGGAAGCGGGGCTTGCCCTCCAGCGTTTACCAAATAACGCATCCATGGGGGCATTCCTGATCCCACGTTGGAGAACACTTTATTCCATGGGACAAAAGAAAATTGTTTTGAATGAAGCATTGGCCTATCTCAAAACTCGTCCTGCTTTTCCCTATCGCGACCGGGCAATCCTTTTTGCGGCTTCCGGCCTTCTTTCCGAGTCCAGAAAAGATGAGGCACTGTCCCTGATTGAAAAAGGCAAGTCGGCAAAAGGGGCAAAGCTTTTGTCATCTTTGTGGCTTGAAGGGTGCTCGGCAGAAGGTTCCAACACGGTGAAGCAAGATTGCCTTCACCATTTTCTCTCCCGTTATCCTTTGTCTATAGCAGGAAGAGTCCTTTCCAATGCTTCTCTCCGGGCCTCGATTGCGTCGGGAAAAACCACTTTTGATCCTCTCTGGTTACCTCCGCCTCCGCTGAAGTCCCTCTCATCCGGCGAGACTTCCTTGTGGCTTTCAGGGCTCTGGTTCTTTTCCCATGGAGAAACAGAACAAGCCCGTACCCTATGGAAGGAGCTTTCCTCAATCCTGATAGATGAAGGGGATGATGAGCTTCTTCCCCGTGTCACTTATTTTTTGGGAAGACTCGATGCACGGGAACATCGACTTGAACAAGCCCAAAGACGCTACCGCAAGGTCATGAAGTTATGGCCCGAGTCTGTTTATTCGCTTTGGGCGAGTTTGTCCTGCGGAGACGATTGCGGGAGTTTGCCTGTTGCCTTCCATCATCCGTCTCCACAGATGTCTCATTTGACGTTGTCCCATCGGCAGAGGCTTCTGAAGTTGATTCAATTGGGGTTGTGGGGGGCCGCCTGGACCGATTATGTTGCGTATCGGGATCATTTGATGACGAAGGAGAGATTTCTCAGGTATGGAGCTTTGGATCTTCATCTTGATCCCGTCCGAAAACTTCTCCTGATCGATGCTGTTCTTGGAAGAACTCGACCATCGATTGTTTTATCCAAGACCGAGTCTCTTTCTCCATCAGTAATTTCCGCTTTTCAGCGGTCGGGGGTTCCGGTTACATGGGCTGTGTCCATTGCCCGGCAGGAAAGCCGGTTTGATCCAACGGTCCTGTCTATCGATGGAGCCATGGGAGTGATGCAGCTCATGCCGATGACGGCACTCTCCACGATCAGTCATGAGAGCCCTTCGCTTTTGGAGGATGCCCGCTTGAATCTCGGGTCACTTCGGGGTGATTATGTCAATGCCCTGATTGGTGGTCTATATCTGAAGAGACTATTTGATCATTTTCCGGGAAACCCGGAGCGTGCGGTTGCCTCCTATAATGCGGGAATGCACTCGATTGTCAGGTGGTCAGGCATTGCATCGATGGATTGGGACTTTTTTATCGAAGGGATTCCCTATACTGAGACCAGGCGTTATGCGAGGGAGGTTCTCTGGAACCACGCTGTTCTCCAGAAGTCCCCTCCGACTCTTTTTATCTCAGGGAGATGA
- a CDS encoding energy transducer TonB, with protein sequence MDSRREKNQPWASCAFRGAGIIEFDAFEKPPYRQALILVNHGEDDIRWAFRWFVLVSILLHGSLLLLMIKDPALLNRLEDLIAPQKPPMTEAMRKKLAEERKPVFVDILDPSKVPQSTRTVAPPLPKGHSLSGKPNHHDSKTVLRPSTAPPPPRVVTPRPKVAPSEPEREAPLAKMEPGLSQVKKSERHDHPNHNKAKETEKHSERMAKTAPVSPSEKPEKPTKIVRKISPKDLNRILSQESLGDPFSKNLNLSKDLSPAYSDKPDPTDRIMANLEDETYSSYIKRIQERFETIGEYPEEAASRGITGRALVTFRILADGTLDGVTLSRSSGSAILDEEALRIVRVASPYIPLPTAFHKKELTLTWAFIFYNGGFHVIQ encoded by the coding sequence TTGGACTCAAGAAGAGAGAAAAATCAACCGTGGGCGAGTTGCGCCTTTCGAGGAGCGGGTATCATCGAATTCGATGCATTTGAAAAGCCTCCTTACCGGCAGGCGCTGATTCTTGTTAACCATGGTGAAGACGATATACGGTGGGCCTTTCGCTGGTTTGTCCTTGTCTCCATCCTGCTTCACGGCTCCTTGTTGCTTTTGATGATCAAGGATCCTGCGCTTTTGAATCGTCTTGAGGATCTGATCGCTCCACAAAAACCACCGATGACCGAGGCGATGAGAAAAAAGCTGGCAGAAGAAAGAAAGCCTGTATTTGTTGACATCCTTGATCCATCAAAGGTTCCTCAATCGACCCGGACGGTTGCTCCGCCGCTTCCGAAAGGACATTCCCTTTCAGGCAAGCCTAACCATCATGACTCGAAAACAGTTTTAAGGCCATCGACCGCACCCCCTCCGCCAAGAGTGGTAACGCCCCGTCCAAAGGTTGCACCATCGGAGCCGGAAAGGGAAGCTCCCCTTGCCAAGATGGAACCCGGGCTTTCACAGGTCAAAAAATCCGAAAGGCATGATCACCCTAATCATAACAAAGCCAAGGAGACTGAAAAACATTCTGAACGAATGGCTAAAACGGCTCCAGTCTCTCCAAGTGAAAAACCGGAAAAACCAACGAAAATTGTCCGGAAAATCTCACCAAAGGATCTCAATCGGATCTTGTCCCAGGAATCTCTGGGGGATCCTTTTTCCAAGAACCTGAATCTTTCCAAGGATCTATCTCCGGCATATTCGGACAAGCCCGATCCAACAGACCGGATTATGGCCAATCTGGAAGATGAAACCTATTCAAGCTATATAAAGCGAATACAGGAACGCTTTGAGACAATAGGAGAATATCCTGAAGAGGCTGCCTCTCGGGGAATAACGGGCCGGGCTCTTGTGACCTTCCGAATCCTTGCGGACGGAACACTGGACGGGGTGACTCTTTCAAGAAGTTCCGGGTCGGCCATTCTTGACGAAGAAGCATTGAGAATTGTCCGTGTGGCATCTCCCTATATTCCACTCCCGACCGCCTTTCATAAAAAAGAGCTAACATTGACCTGGGCCTTTATTTTTTATAACGGAGGGTTCCATGTCATTCAATAG
- the rsmA gene encoding 16S rRNA (adenine(1518)-N(6)/adenine(1519)-N(6))-dimethyltransferase RsmA: protein MTIPPHRARKSLGQNFLTDPSIAQKIVDFLDPAIPKETPLIEIGPGKGILTRALLNKTSNLILLEKDNTLIPDLTERFGTIPGVRIIRADALDYPFGEGDAYQSPPFSGGDYRIVSNLPYNISVPLLFRFLSTPKPPLEMVLMFQREVARRIVASTGSDDYGHLSVAMALSASARKVLDLKPGSFYPAPKVHSSVVLIQPRIFESDGEREQIRNALTLSRKLFSYRRRTLQNALQLAFPETPKSDFEEIINLSGLSPAKRVERLLPEEFHLISMTMQET, encoded by the coding sequence ATGACGATCCCGCCCCACAGAGCCAGAAAAAGTCTGGGGCAAAATTTTCTGACTGATCCGTCCATAGCTCAAAAAATTGTGGATTTCCTTGATCCCGCCATTCCGAAGGAAACACCATTGATAGAGATCGGACCGGGGAAAGGGATTCTCACAAGGGCTCTCCTGAATAAAACATCAAACCTTATCCTTCTGGAAAAGGATAACACTCTGATTCCAGACCTAACGGAGCGTTTCGGAACCATTCCCGGAGTCAGGATCATCCGGGCCGATGCGCTTGATTATCCTTTTGGGGAAGGAGATGCCTACCAGTCTCCCCCATTCTCCGGAGGGGACTACCGGATCGTGTCAAACCTCCCATACAATATATCCGTACCATTGTTGTTTCGATTTTTGTCGACTCCAAAACCGCCCTTGGAAATGGTCCTGATGTTCCAGCGTGAAGTGGCCAGAAGGATCGTTGCTTCCACAGGATCCGATGATTACGGACATCTGTCGGTAGCGATGGCGCTTTCGGCTTCGGCAAGAAAGGTTCTCGATCTGAAGCCCGGATCTTTCTATCCGGCACCAAAGGTTCACTCCTCTGTTGTTCTGATCCAGCCAAGGATCTTTGAGAGCGATGGAGAGAGGGAACAAATACGCAATGCATTAACTTTATCCAGAAAACTTTTTTCTTACAGGAGAAGGACCCTTCAAAACGCTCTACAACTGGCTTTTCCAGAAACACCTAAGAGTGATTTTGAGGAGATCATCAATCTATCAGGACTTTCTCCGGCAAAAAGAGTCGAACGGTTGCTTCCGGAGGAATTTCATCTCATATCCATGACAATGCAAGAAACCTGA
- a CDS encoding ribonuclease J, which produces MNADIQPIAPPEPILPGKVRIIPLGGIGEIGMNMTAYETSEGIIVVDCGVLFPEDDLLGIDLIIPDFSYLKENRKKVLALFLTHGHEDHIGAVPYFLREFNVPIFGTALTLGLLEGKLKQHKNITETKLVTLKPREACTMGPFSVEPIRITHSIADGVSFAITTEAGTILHTGDFKVDLTPIDGEHFDMHRFCALGDQGILCLMSDSTNSEKSGLSLSEALVAEPLHQLISMAPGRVIVATFSSNIHRLQQVADVSIRLGRKIAFTGRSMETNYKIATELGYLHIPADKVIKLDQATLLPPGEVTIITTGSQGEPMSALFRMALGDHKHIAIGPNDTILLSARVIPGNERAIGKIINLLSRKGAVVHYQRVSEIHVSGHASQEDQKMMIRMLKPKFFVPMHGEYRMLSRHAKTAMATGVPEHNVFVIENGDVLELGPDQAEVLQKIPSGRTFVDGKGVGDVEEVVIRDRQRLGSDGIVTVIVALSQQTGDMVMGPEVTTRGVVLSDLSLELTALIKTHVEIAINSSEPEVRKESSALKTMIHNSLRKYFKKNFERDPVIIPIILEM; this is translated from the coding sequence GTGAATGCAGATATCCAGCCCATTGCCCCACCTGAACCGATCTTACCCGGAAAAGTAAGAATCATTCCATTAGGTGGAATCGGTGAAATTGGAATGAACATGACCGCATATGAAACATCCGAGGGAATTATTGTTGTGGATTGCGGCGTCCTTTTCCCGGAGGACGATCTTCTCGGCATTGACCTGATCATCCCAGACTTTTCCTATCTCAAGGAAAATCGTAAAAAAGTTCTTGCACTTTTCCTGACCCATGGTCATGAAGACCATATTGGAGCCGTCCCCTACTTTCTTCGGGAGTTCAATGTTCCGATTTTTGGAACAGCACTGACACTTGGACTTCTTGAAGGCAAGCTCAAGCAACATAAAAACATTACAGAAACGAAGCTTGTGACACTGAAGCCGAGAGAAGCCTGCACAATGGGGCCCTTTTCGGTCGAACCCATCCGGATTACCCATTCCATCGCAGACGGGGTTTCCTTTGCGATCACAACGGAGGCCGGCACAATCCTCCATACCGGTGACTTTAAGGTTGACCTGACCCCCATCGACGGAGAGCATTTCGACATGCACCGATTTTGCGCACTCGGAGACCAGGGCATCCTCTGTCTCATGAGTGACAGCACCAATTCAGAAAAATCCGGGCTTTCCCTGTCGGAAGCCCTCGTGGCTGAACCACTTCATCAGTTGATCTCAATGGCACCAGGAAGGGTCATCGTGGCAACATTCTCATCCAATATCCACAGATTGCAACAGGTGGCGGATGTTTCTATCCGGCTGGGAAGAAAGATTGCATTTACTGGCCGCTCGATGGAAACAAACTACAAGATCGCTACTGAACTGGGTTATCTGCACATCCCTGCGGACAAGGTTATAAAACTTGACCAGGCAACCCTACTTCCCCCCGGGGAGGTGACAATCATCACAACCGGAAGCCAGGGGGAGCCAATGAGTGCCCTTTTCCGTATGGCTCTTGGTGATCACAAACATATTGCCATCGGACCAAATGACACGATTTTGTTATCCGCACGGGTAATTCCCGGAAACGAAAGGGCCATCGGCAAAATCATCAACCTCCTCTCCAGAAAAGGCGCTGTTGTCCATTATCAGAGAGTCTCTGAAATACATGTTTCTGGCCATGCAAGTCAGGAAGATCAAAAGATGATGATCCGGATGCTCAAACCAAAGTTCTTTGTACCCATGCATGGTGAGTACAGAATGCTTTCAAGACATGCAAAGACAGCCATGGCTACAGGGGTCCCGGAACATAATGTTTTTGTCATTGAAAACGGTGATGTCCTTGAACTTGGGCCGGATCAGGCTGAAGTACTTCAGAAGATACCCAGCGGAAGAACCTTTGTGGATGGAAAAGGTGTTGGAGATGTCGAAGAAGTTGTGATCCGCGATCGACAAAGGCTTGGCTCGGATGGCATTGTGACCGTGATCGTTGCACTTTCCCAGCAAACTGGTGATATGGTCATGGGTCCTGAAGTCACAACCAGGGGTGTTGTCCTCTCAGATCTTTCTCTCGAACTGACAGCGCTGATCAAAACTCATGTGGAAATTGCCATCAACTCCTCCGAGCCTGAGGTCAGGAAAGAGTCATCCGCTCTCAAAACAATGATCCACAATAGCCTTAGAAAGTATTTCAAGAAGAACTTTGAGCGGGACCCTGTCATCATTCCCATCATACTCGAGATGTAA
- a CDS encoding FtsK/SpoIIIE family DNA translocase, which produces MDKLTEKDSSRESHHMNTLLRRVQQVFLWTLTLFLLMSLLTSNSSDPSILTVSSLSIPRNTMGFWGASVAAVLYESLGLSAILAPILLASLSLFHRQSKNPPPWSILGWILLTLSLPPLLCMIFSKTLTAPYQPGGTIGAKILAFSLSKLNKPGSMLILGGMLLTSLLFLLAPIVAFIGSQKGISITDWLRQKRDSIRSLLVKDTDPQYIVVKEEETSPLNPSQMVEPLPAKEEAVEQKPKPNPNSKKNLPGPSGPSDFSRPPLPTSDLLDPSGTAKEVMPQSQIRETEKTLADLFRTYGVPGKMVGSQPGPVVTLFEFLPAPGTKVSRVTSLTSEISMALKAPQVNLHVPIPGKSTIGLEVPNPVRQLVTFREILSSPSFRSINSPLSLAIGKTINGDPYAVDLARMPHLLIAGATGTGKSVCMNVLIASILMSARPEDVRFIMIDPKRLEFAPYEGIPHLLGPVITDPKIAASKLRILADEMIRRYDLMKDTGVRNISEYRKAVPEKDWFPFIVVLIDELADLMLSLKKDVEPPIIRLAQMARAAGIHLILATQRPSVAVLTGLIKANIPTKIAFQVTSQIDSRVILDQGGAESLLGAGDMLMRPPGTDALRRLHGAFISESELSRLVTFWKESPRVSTGTDNSLGDIMERLTLSEIPGDQQTRYGSMDDDDSSDSNDGLYEEAVAIVRRQGKASTSLIQRHLRIGYNRAARIIERMEEEGLIGKQDGSKPRPLLKGHRNHEQED; this is translated from the coding sequence GTGGACAAACTGACGGAAAAGGACTCCTCCAGGGAGTCTCATCATATGAACACGCTCCTTCGAAGAGTGCAGCAAGTTTTTCTCTGGACGCTCACTTTGTTTCTCTTGATGTCCCTGTTGACATCAAACAGCAGCGACCCGTCCATCCTGACCGTCTCAAGCCTTTCCATACCCCGAAACACCATGGGTTTCTGGGGTGCGAGTGTGGCAGCCGTCCTTTATGAATCGCTTGGGCTATCCGCCATTCTTGCCCCTATCCTTCTGGCGAGTCTTTCACTTTTTCACCGACAGTCAAAAAATCCACCCCCATGGTCTATCCTGGGATGGATTCTCTTAACACTCTCCCTCCCACCACTTCTTTGCATGATATTTTCCAAAACTCTCACCGCCCCATACCAGCCTGGTGGCACCATTGGTGCAAAAATTCTTGCCTTTTCCCTTTCAAAGCTGAACAAGCCTGGCTCCATGCTCATTCTGGGAGGAATGCTGCTCACATCGCTTTTATTTCTTCTTGCTCCAATTGTGGCCTTTATTGGAAGTCAAAAAGGAATATCCATCACAGACTGGCTGAGACAAAAAAGGGACTCGATCAGATCTCTATTGGTCAAGGACACCGATCCCCAATACATCGTTGTAAAAGAAGAAGAGACCTCACCATTGAATCCGAGCCAGATGGTTGAACCCCTGCCAGCAAAAGAAGAAGCCGTCGAGCAAAAACCAAAACCGAACCCAAATTCCAAAAAGAATCTCCCCGGACCTTCTGGCCCATCCGATTTTTCCAGACCACCCCTCCCGACCAGTGACCTTCTCGATCCATCGGGAACAGCAAAGGAGGTCATGCCCCAATCTCAAATAAGGGAAACAGAGAAAACACTTGCCGACCTTTTCAGGACTTATGGCGTCCCGGGAAAGATGGTTGGATCCCAACCCGGTCCCGTCGTGACCCTCTTTGAATTTCTGCCTGCTCCTGGAACAAAGGTCAGCCGGGTGACAAGTCTGACCAGCGAAATTTCCATGGCATTAAAAGCCCCTCAAGTCAATCTCCATGTTCCCATTCCCGGAAAATCCACGATTGGCCTCGAAGTTCCAAACCCTGTCAGACAACTTGTGACTTTCAGGGAAATCCTTTCCAGTCCCAGCTTTCGCTCTATCAACTCCCCCCTCTCCCTGGCCATCGGGAAAACGATCAACGGTGATCCCTACGCAGTGGATCTTGCCAGAATGCCGCATCTCTTAATTGCCGGTGCAACGGGAACGGGAAAATCCGTCTGCATGAATGTCCTCATTGCAAGCATTCTCATGAGCGCAAGACCGGAAGATGTCAGATTTATCATGATCGACCCCAAAAGACTCGAGTTTGCGCCCTATGAAGGCATACCACATCTTCTGGGACCGGTCATAACCGACCCCAAGATTGCCGCATCCAAACTGCGGATTCTCGCAGATGAGATGATCAGGCGATATGATTTGATGAAAGACACCGGTGTCAGAAACATCAGCGAATACAGAAAGGCGGTGCCTGAGAAAGACTGGTTCCCCTTCATAGTGGTCTTGATCGACGAACTTGCCGATCTCATGCTGAGTCTGAAAAAAGATGTGGAACCGCCCATTATTCGGCTGGCCCAGATGGCGAGAGCGGCCGGCATCCATTTGATACTGGCAACACAAAGACCGTCTGTTGCTGTCCTGACCGGGCTGATCAAAGCAAATATTCCGACAAAGATCGCATTTCAGGTAACAAGCCAGATCGACTCCAGGGTCATACTCGACCAAGGAGGTGCAGAAAGTCTTCTGGGGGCTGGCGATATGCTGATGAGGCCTCCGGGAACGGATGCGCTCAGGAGACTTCATGGAGCCTTTATTTCCGAATCAGAACTTTCAAGGCTTGTTACCTTCTGGAAAGAATCTCCCCGAGTCTCCACTGGAACAGACAACAGCCTTGGCGATATCATGGAAAGGTTGACCCTTTCGGAAATTCCCGGAGATCAGCAAACCCGATACGGCTCCATGGACGATGATGACTCCTCGGATTCCAATGATGGCCTCTATGAAGAAGCAGTCGCCATTGTCCGACGGCAGGGCAAAGCTTCCACATCCCTCATACAGAGACACCTCCGGATCGGCTACAACCGGGCGGCTCGCATCATTGAACGAATGGAAGAGGAAGGGCTGATCGGAAAACAGGATGGCAGTAAACCGAGACCGCTTTTAAAAGGACATAGAAATCATGAACAGGAAGATTGA
- a CDS encoding LolA family protein produces MNRKIDTKVVIPTTLSRVAAIAWLALPAFLFSISAIPVHAEELSPQGMLKKMSASVKKHPGFTARFRQTLSPPNSGAIRSEGDLIFGQGGKMILHYQKPKGQVLLLLGNKMSFYIPQNTQLINKTLKSRTIPETPALLLEKIAELDQYFYIRPESPGKSVSGETISLVPKEADRHLALARITIDPKTWLPQKIVFMEVNGVILSITLTDIRTLSTLPNQSFTMDIPPGTTIAQSPEGSN; encoded by the coding sequence ATGAACAGGAAGATTGATACAAAAGTGGTAATCCCGACCACGCTATCCAGAGTGGCGGCCATTGCCTGGCTCGCACTACCTGCTTTTCTGTTTTCCATCTCAGCCATCCCTGTTCATGCGGAAGAGCTCTCCCCCCAGGGGATGTTGAAAAAAATGTCAGCCTCCGTCAAAAAACACCCTGGCTTTACTGCAAGATTCCGCCAGACACTCTCCCCGCCAAATAGTGGAGCGATCCGGTCGGAGGGAGACCTGATTTTTGGGCAGGGAGGAAAAATGATCCTCCATTACCAAAAACCCAAGGGACAGGTCCTTCTGCTGTTAGGAAACAAAATGTCATTTTATATTCCTCAAAACACTCAGTTGATCAACAAAACACTCAAAAGCCGGACCATTCCGGAGACCCCTGCACTTTTGCTGGAAAAAATCGCAGAGCTTGACCAATATTTCTACATACGTCCCGAGTCTCCCGGGAAAAGTGTTTCGGGGGAGACGATTTCTTTGGTACCCAAAGAAGCAGACAGACATCTGGCCCTCGCCAGAATTACCATCGACCCCAAAACATGGCTTCCCCAAAAAATTGTGTTCATGGAGGTCAACGGCGTCATACTTTCGATCACCCTTACCGATATCCGGACACTTTCGACACTCCCCAACCAATCGTTCACAATGGACATCCCTCCGGGAACAACCATTGCCCAAAGCCCTGAAGGATCAAACTGA